GCGTTCACCAGCGCGTGCGCCACCGCCAGGCGCAGCGTGGGCCCCGGCGTGTTCTGGGCCGCGGTGCGCAGCACCTCCAGCTCCGCGTCATTCAGGGGCTCGCCGGCCTCCACCTTGCGGCGGAGGCGCTCCAGGGAAGTCGGATCCACGGCGGCAGTCTAGCCATGCGCCGCCCTCGTGGCTCACTCCCAGGAGAGCTCGTATTGGCTATCGAGCGCGCCCGTCTGGCGTCCAACCACCCGCACGTTCCGCGCCCCCGTGCTCTCCACCAGCACCTGCAACACCCCCTCCATGAGGGGAAGCGGCATGAACTCGCGCTCCATGCTCCAGTGGAAGCACGCCGGGCCCAGCCACCGCGTCACGTGCTTGCCGTAGCTCAACCCCATCCGGAAGCCGGCGGGGGCCCCCTCCAGCACACGCTTCCTGTCACTCCCGGCCAGCTTCAGCAACAGCGTGCCCGCATGGGAGCACAGGAAGTTGCTCATCCCCTGCCGGCCCACCAGCCGCAGCGCTTTCACGCTCCCTCCATGCCGTGCGGCCAGCGCCTCCAGGCACAGCGACAGCATCTGGAGCCTCCAGCGGACGGGGTAGCGGAAGAACTCCACGGGCTGCTCGTGCCCGCAAATCT
The sequence above is drawn from the Archangium gephyra genome and encodes:
- a CDS encoding TIGR02265 family protein — translated: MPGRLVPGAVELGPIVRGLSLGLESSAAEPPEDFWARDLAQRVALATPSDTAWGVFLRGTLEAIRVLGDEGLVRRCLEICGHEQPVEFFRYPVRWRLQMLSLCLEALAARHGGSVKALRLVGRQGMSNFLCSHAGTLLLKLAGSDRKRVLEGAPAGFRMGLSYGKHVTRWLGPACFHWSMEREFMPLPLMEGVLQVLVESTGARNVRVVGRQTGALDSQYELSWE